Sequence from the Torulaspora delbrueckii CBS 1146 chromosome 5, complete genome genome:
ACCAGTATTTAAGACATATTGGTAAGCCGGAATTATAACTTTGTTAATAATGACTCTATTTAAATTCTTTGACGGACTCAATTCTCTCCTCAGTGTTCTCACACGAAACAGCTTCACTTGAATCATCATTGCGTGGttcttcgatctttttTCTCTCATACTCAATTGCTTGAGGTGGTAGAGTAGTATCGTTAATTGCTGGTGAATAACCGAGTGTTTGTAATTCAGATAGCATATTGTCTCTAACTTGCTCGCAAAATTTACCCACATCTtcctttttcaaattttcagtAGAGATAGGTTTAAGTACTCTTGCCACAATATAACCTCTGTTGTAGATCGAAAGTTTAGGGTTCATCAATGTACTCGTGTTGGAGACGACGATAGGAACAATTGGTAATTTACCTTGTTGTGCCAAGTGAAATGCACCTTTTTTAAAAGGCAACATATCCAAATCTGTAGTGTAAGAACGCGTACCTTCGGGGAAGATCCAAATggctctcttcttttccttgatcttCCTCAACCCACCGTTCAAAGTCTCGACACTCTTGGTTCTGTTACTTCTCTCCAAAAACAAAGTGCCACTTAATGCCATGAACCAACCTAGGAAAGGCACATATTTCAAGGATTTTTTGGCTGTAACAGTACAACCACGAGGGAAAAGTCTACCCAACATAAAAATATCCAAAGCACTTTGATGGTTTGAAATGATGATACATGGCAAATTATTCAAGTATTGTTCATTCTCTACTCGCACATCTATACCAAAGAACAATGCCATCGAGTAGTAAAAACAACGAGCGGTGGCCCATTGCGCTAAATACTGTTTTCCGACTAATGTTAATACCACTGACGCAATAACTCCAAATACACTGCCACCGCAAATAATGACTGCGGCTAAGAAAGACCTGGTATAATAGATCAGACTCCTAAGAACACACATTGTTAAGTTTGGTTCCAATAGAGAAACTTCTTTACCCAGatctttgtaaatgttAAATTATTTATAttaatttcaacaaatttcaagGCCTCGAGCCATTTCCGGTTAAACcaacaaatttcaagaatcgTTTACAACCAAGTGACCAATGGATGTCCTGACCCACTGCCGGATCTACCCATTGAGCAGCGTACGTTAAATCAACTAAGGAATTGTAAAGCTCTGTATACTAACGATCTCTGTAGTTTTATCACCCAGCGCAGTGGTTCATTGAGCTCGCGGGTTTGGTTACCACCGACAACGAATTGAAACCTGTAGGATTACTCCACTTGATCGAGCACTCTTTCAAGACttccactttcaaaagagaccTGTTTCTACAATGTGCTGGGGATCGCGACGACTCCAGCATACTAGTCATTGATATTGTATCGGAGTGGAAATCGCTGCTCAAGAACTACGGCGTCGGAGTCCATGTAATGAGTTCGACCTCAATCCTTAATATTGACGGACTAATCAGCTTCCTATTACAACTGAACGAATCACCTCGGGAAGCCCTAAAGAGATGTCAAAGGAGGGACTCACTATCGAAGCAACTCTCGGGCATCGTCATAGATAACATCTCTTACATTGTACACGATCCTGGCTCCTACAATTTATTACTAAGAACCCTCAAGATGCTGAGGAATACCTTTGGATGCTGGATAATCACCATAAGTTACGGCCTCGAATTTTACAACGGTGTAGAAAACTCCACCGCTTCGCTCTACAGGTCCGGTTCGATTACTAGAGTGCCCATCAGTTACACCAACGAGATGGACGCCATGATCATTAGAGATACGGACTCGTCAGCTAGACTGTGCTCGTAGAACGCTTTCTCTTTGTTAACCGGCTAGTTGACCTTTTTTgcagctcatcgcataaAAAAAACTTAGAAAAATTGGTGAAAGAACatctcgaagaagaggcTCTTAAGACAGTGGATCAATTATGTCTTCCACCACCGAGCCTACTACTGAATCTCAATCCAGACGTGGATCTTATGCTGCAATTGAGTTCACGCCAGATGTGAAACAACAGTGTTTGAAGCAAGTTGAGTTTTACTTCTCAGAGTTTAATTTGCCATATGACAAGTTTCTACGGATGACTGTTGAGAAAAATGATGGTTGGGTTCCAATCACGACAATCGCCACCTTCAATagaatgaagaaatttaGACCCGTGGATAAAGTTGTTGAAGCACTACGTGaatcaaaaatcttgacGGTGAGCGAAGATGGTGAGAAtatcagaagaaatgaacCCTTGGATTTCGAAGGCGCTAAAAATGCCAGATTGGAACAAAACAAACGTACATTGGCTGTGATGAACTTCCCACACGAGAatgttgaagatatgaCCGCATTgcaagagaaattggaagaattctttggcaaatttTTTGAGATCAACCAAGTGCGTTTGAGAAGAGATCATACTAAGAAATTCAATGGTACCGCTATCGTTCAGTTCAAGAACTTGGGCGATgctgaagagtttttaaAAACTTACAGTGGTGAAGATGCCGAGAGTTTGTCGTATGAAGGCCGTAAATTGGAAGTATTCTCCAAGAAACAAtttgatttgcaaagagaAGCTACCAGGTCAAAGAACTTCAGTGGTTCCGGTCAAAAGGCCAGATCTTTTACCGGTCACAGGAAGAACATGCCAAAATCCCGTCGTtcgaacaagaaggaagagaacAAATCTGAGACCAAATCTGAGAACGAATCAAAGGAGGAATCCGCCCCTGCTGATAATTGATGTTTACGTTTTGTAGAAGAATCGTTTAACTAATAATGCTATTTTGCTAACGAGTAGTCGTCTTCCGTGGTTTTAAAGAAAGTCTTTTGGTCGGAGCATGCCAGCCACCGTTATCGCGTGGCATTGGTGCTGGTGTAGCGTAATTGTGCCCAATAGGAAGTACATACGACCAACCTGGTGTCACAGTGGTTAACTGCTGGATGTTCCCCTTAATCTTAGAGTAATAAGTGAGTGCACTTGTCTCGTGAATTCTTGTCCAACGAGTCTTGGTCATTTTCGTCGGCGGTTGCATTTGCATCGGTGCAAATTTAACTCTACCCGTTTGTAAATGGTAAGGGACAGTAAAACTACGCgaatcaatttcaatagGCACAGCGTCTtgaaaattcttgaactcaGGATCCGGTGGTCTCTTGTCCGTACTTTCTGGGGCGATCTTAGTGCCCGTCATGCCTGCAAGTTTGAACCGCTGAGAGTAGTGAATTGTGTAACCGGTAAGCGACATCGCCAACACTTGGAACATGTACATTCCAGTAGTTCCTATCGTGTTTGAGACCAGAAATTGTGCTTCATTCCCACTCAGCTCCTCTGCTTGCAAAGTACCAAGATCAGCCATAGCGCCAAGACCACGATTGGAACCGGCCACAAGGGCAAAAGTGTAGTATTCAATATCATTCTCATTGGGCCAATCCTCCGTTACGAACCATTTGACATTGAGAGTGGCGAAGCCACTACTCAAGTCAAATGACTCAAAACTGTCATCAGGGGGATAAGTAATCTTTACATCACCGATGGCCAGTAAAATAAACCAGGGAAACAACAAAAGGGTAGTAGTAAGCAGCATCGGATGGCAGTCATCAACCGACATTAAGGTAAATTTTTACATAGTTTCTTATATAGATATAAAGGTTTCTCCACTATTAATCCATAGAACAGGTATTATAATAATAGTTTTTAGTATTACTATTagtattattattattattatatTAAGTTGAGAAACAAGTGTCTCGCGCTGACTGTCGCCGCCTGGGCGAATCCACAAGGGACTTACAACGTACTAACGTACGAAGGGGCCAGGACCCATCATGGCGAATCCACCATTTCCTCCACTTGAAGCAGAGGTAATGGAAGACTCaccacttgccatcaaatgctcaCAGATATACTTGAGCATGATGTCCTTTGCTGCGTTGAAGTCCCTGTCGAAAACCGAAGCGCACTTTATACAGCTATATACTTTGGCGGAGCCCAAGtcatccttcaaatttcCACGACTAGAACAAGTCTTCGACGAGTAATCCTCCTCAACCTCATGAACACTAGCACCACGGAGCTGCTCTgccttcatcgtcaagcGATCATGGAAGGAGCAGTGAGCGAGGGTCGCCATATTGGACCTTGATTTTCGTGTCAGCTTGGTGCATTCATGGTAATTcaactttggaagaaaaatatTGTCATAAGACttgcacaagaagaggGCAGATTTCTTATGCATATCCTGAACAATATG
This genomic interval carries:
- the SLC1 gene encoding 1-acylglycerol-3-phosphate O-acyltransferase SLC1 (similar to Saccharomyces cerevisiae SLC1 (YDL052C); ancestral locus Anc_4.226), with translation MCVLRSLIYYTRSFLAAVIICGGSVFGVIASVVLTLVGKQYLAQWATARCFYYSMALFFGIDVRVENEQYLNNLPCIIISNHQSALDIFMLGRLFPRGCTVTAKKSLKYVPFLGWFMALSGTLFLERSNRTKSVETLNGGLRKIKEKKRAIWIFPEGTRSYTTDLDMLPFKKGAFHLAQQGKLPIVPIVVSNTSTLMNPKLSIYNRGYIVARVLKPISTENLKKEDVGKFCEQVRDNMLSELQTLGYSPAINDTTLPPQAIEYERKKIEEPRNDDSSEAVSCENTEERIESVKEFK
- the PSY3 gene encoding Psy3p (similar to Saccharomyces cerevisiae PSY3 (YLR376C); ancestral locus Anc_4.225) yields the protein MDVLTHCRIYPLSSFYHPAQWFIELAGLVTTDNELKPVGLLHLIEHSFKTSTFKRDLFLQCAGDRDDSSILVIDIVSEWKSLLKNYGVGVHVMSSTSILNIDGLISFLLQLNESPREALKRCQRRDSLSKQLSGIVIDNISYIVHDPGSYNLLLRTLKMLRNTFGCWIITISYGLEFYNGVENSTASLYRSGSITRVPISYTNEMDAMIIRDTDSSARLCS
- the LHP1 gene encoding tRNA maturation protein LHP1 (similar to Saccharomyces cerevisiae LHP1 (YDL051W); ancestral locus Anc_4.224), which gives rise to MSSTTEPTTESQSRRGSYAAIEFTPDVKQQCLKQVEFYFSEFNLPYDKFLRMTVEKNDGWVPITTIATFNRMKKFRPVDKVVEALRESKILTVSEDGENIRRNEPLDFEGAKNARLEQNKRTLAVMNFPHENVEDMTALQEKLEEFFGKFFEINQVRLRRDHTKKFNGTAIVQFKNLGDAEEFLKTYSGEDAESLSYEGRKLEVFSKKQFDLQREATRSKNFSGSGQKARSFTGHRKNMPKSRRSNKKEENKSETKSENESKEESAPADN
- the KNH1 gene encoding Knh1p (similar to Saccharomyces cerevisiae KNH1 (YDL049C); ancestral locus Anc_4.223), which gives rise to MLLTTTLLLFPWFILLAIGDVKITYPPDDSFESFDLSSGFATLNVKWFVTEDWPNENDIEYYTFALVAGSNRGLGAMADLGTLQAEELSGNEAQFLVSNTIGTTGMYMFQVLAMSLTGYTIHYSQRFKLAGMTGTKIAPESTDKRPPDPEFKNFQDAVPIEIDSRSFTVPYHLQTGRVKFAPMQMQPPTKMTKTRWTRIHETSALTYYSKIKGNIQQLTTVTPGWSYVLPIGHNYATPAPMPRDNGGWHAPTKRLSLKPRKTTTR